Within Babylonia areolata isolate BAREFJ2019XMU chromosome 3, ASM4173473v1, whole genome shotgun sequence, the genomic segment tgtccagatagtgtatgtatatgtacggtGTGCTGACAAAAAAATGTCCAGATAGTGTGTATATGTACGGTGTGCTGACAAAGAAATGTCCagatagtgtgtgtatatgtacggtGTACTGACAAAGAAATGTCCagatagtgtgtgtatatgtacggtGTACTGACAAAGAAATGTCCAGATCATTCACTCCCTgggacttttttgtgtgttccgTTTGTGTCATCGACAGAAACTCTACAGCACAGACAATCACTGAGATAGGTAGCTTATACACTTTTAATTACGCTCCTGTAAAAGTGGGTCATGATCATCAATAGCAAACGGAGGTCTTGGTGAGCCCCGTGGTTTCCCCGGGCGGTCCTAAACCATAATATTCACCACACTTTACAATAATGCTATAAAGATAACCAatggatgttgtttgttgttgttgttggtaaaactgcgaaaaacatacaaaatactGCTTCCAATAAAAATGAGTATTCACATGAAGTGAACAGATCATCCATAAAAAGTACATCGTGATTATATTACCTTAACCCCCGACCTATACCCAGCACACACCAATCACTCATTTGGTTAACATTACAAAGGAATCAAAATGCAGTTCATGATCAAtcagcctgatttttttttttttttttaagataaacagTTGCCAGAAAAACATTCACCTGAACACGCaaagcagagaaaaaaatatgCAAGGATGGAAAAAAATTGTCAGCGATTGCGCTGTCAATACATGAGTAttatgtgagtgtgcgcgcgtgcctgaTAAAGAAGTGTTATGAAAATTGGcgtggttaaaggttaaaggtcctgcAGCATTTTCCAGCCATTGAGGGCAGTTAACTGTGTCTTGGGCTCCGCATAGGAAGTGAGGGGAGGTTGTAATAGGggatagggagtgggggtggaggggggtgggggttggtggtgggggggggggggaatcaaccCTCTCCTTTCGCCATTTTAGCCTTCCCCAgctgaagtcgggtacccattcatcCCTGGATGGGGTGAgcaaaatcagagtgaagtgcctttccccaggacataaCACCAGTCCGAAAGAAGgcctcactggtgaacactggattagaaCTTCAACATATAACCGACTCCTCCTGTGGGCGTGGTGGTTATTGTGACTTTGTGGAGATATGTAGGGCAGGAGTGTCTAAAATGCTTTTCTTGGGTACAGCTGCAGATTTGTTGATGGGAATGTTACAGAGCAGTAAGTTCCACACTTTGTGTGCAGGGGGAAGGGGACAGTGCCTTCTCTCCTTGTCTGGTTCCTCGGAATGCACAAGGTGTGGTGGTCTGGTCAGCGGATGAACAGAACTGTCGAAAagggggaacagacagaaagatcagaaATGTCGGCTGGGGAAGAAGTAATGACAAAGAACAGATCAAACTGGATGCATGCTTCAACAGAGAGCCAGTGGAGTGTTCGAAGCAGAGACGAAACATGATCATATTTCTTTGCCTCTAAAGACAGAAACCTCGCGTCCGAAGTTATTTCGCGATTACGTTGAAGAAAAACAGACTCCACCGAATAGTGTTCTTGTCATAAGTGTGGTATATAACGTAGCCTCGAATGTAGAAATAAAAATTTAGAAAATATATCAGTTTGTTTTTGCGCAGCATGACTCGTCTTTGCTATAACAAAATGTGATCAGAATCATATTTTATCTGATATATTCCGAAGAAGGAGGACGCTATTGATGTCAGCAGAATTACTGATATATTTTCGCGAATACGGCCTTCCAGTGCAAACAAAATACACTTGAACATACATAGAATCAAGCTTTGCGTTTCTTTCAAATCATCCATATAATACAAACACTAACAGCAATACCTTTTGTAGATAAGGCTTTCTGGTGCACACAAATATATTATGTAGGTACAGAGAAGCAAGAAAGTGTTTCTCATTTACGTAATACCAACACTAACATCAATATCACAGTGCACAGATACGTCTTCCAGTGCATAGACAATGATACTAAATACATGAGTCCATAAGCCTGTACAAAGAAGCAAATTTGAATATTTTGAATTACTTAAGCTGTCTGTCGTAAAACGTACTCTGAAAaaagaaattcagaaaaaaaagattcagcgACTCGTAAAAACTGTTGAAGCTCCAAACCCCGTCTGGTCTGACTGTTGAGTGGTCTTTTAGCTGAGGTGATTTTTCAGTGATAGGAATGGTTCTTCATGAGGTTCGGTTTCTTTTCTGTCAGTTTTCATGTGTGCTTCACCCCATCCGATGTCCAGCTCATTATATTAAGCTtcttcttaaaaaagaaaaaaaaaagaaacaaaataagatgaaataaaacaaaacgagataaaataaaacaaacaatccGTTTACATGACTGCCATGTAATATTCGCGCTGTTTAACCAGTTCCACATCATCGGCTGTGAACGCCTGGAAATGCTTGATCTCGATGTCCTGCTTCACGGCCAGGAAGTACTCCACCACCTTGCCCCCCAGGGCCTCTATCAGCACCTCGTCCTTCTCCAGGGCCTCCAGGGCATCCGCCAGACTGCCGGGCAGACGTCGGACTTCCTCCTGTGACTCGGGGCAACCCGGGCTGGGCCAGGCCAGCTGTCTGTGCACCCCGTCCAGCCCTGCAGCGATAGTGGCCGCCAGGACCAGGTAGGGGTTGCCGGCAGAGGACGGCACTCTGCACATCACGAGGTTCATTCCGTCAGTTCTGGTCAAAGTGCACTCTGCACATCACGAGGCTCATTCCGTCAGTTCTGGTCAAAGTGCACTCTGCACATCACGAGGTTCATTCCGTCAGTTCTGGTCAAAGTGCACTCTGCACATCACGAGGCTCATTCCGTCAGTTCTGGTCAAGGTGCATTCTGCACATCACGAGGTTCATTCCGTCAGTTCTGGTCAAAGTGCACTCTGCACATCACCAAGTTCATTCTGTCAGTTCTGGTCAAAGTGCACTCTGCACATCACCAACTTCGTTCTGTCAGTTCTGGTCAAAATGCACTCTGCACATCATCAAGTTCATTCTGTCAGTTGCCTGAAATATCGTCAGTTtgcctgaaaacaacaacaacaattatttatGCAACTCGATCGAGCAATCGATCGGCTTGGGTATATACATTTATTTTCTTGCCGAAAGCCCACCTGTTTTCCAGATAGACGTTTCCTCCAGTGATCTTGGCACGGAACGTGCACAGACGATCGTCAATGTTCCAGTAGATGGGCCCTGGAGCAAATCCGCGTCCCAGGCGTCGGTAGCAGTTGAGGGTGGGGCAGCAGAGGGCGGTGAGGGCGGGGGCATGCTCCAGCAGGCCTGCTATCCAGTGACGAGCGGTGGTCGACAGCTTCAGGGGGTCTGTTGGGTCGTGGAACACGTTGTGGCCGTCCTGCTCACAGACCAAGGGGTACAGAACAGCtcagacactctgtgtgtgtgtgtgtgtttgtgtgtgtgtgtgtgtgtgtgtgtgtgtgtgtgtgtgtgtgtgtgtgtgtgtgtgtgtgccaaattcaACGATGATAGCAACTACGATGGCAGTGACAGCTTTAACAGCAGCAGATGCGGCATCAACGAAAACAAGCATTCTGTTAATAGTAGCAAACACTGACCCCACCAAGGTAATGGCACACATGATGATAATACACATCCTCTAAGGCCCCGTTtcggcttttgtttgttttgttgtttgttttgggggtttcttttttgtttgttttgtttttggtttggtttgtttttgttttttttgtttggtttggtttgttattATTCCTCCTtcccacatatatacaaagaattACAACAATTAATGCCTCTAATAAACACGAGgcgggctgctgctgctgctgctgcagtgtgATGACGACACTGGCGACAAACTGACCTGTGACCAGAGGGAGTGGTTGAAGTGGAGCCCGGCGGAACAGAAGTTGGGGTAGGGGATGGGCATGAAGGTAGCCTGCAGGCCCTGACGATAGCAGTACGACCTGACCCCGTAGCGGAACATGAAGGCGTCATCGGCACTGCCCACCCCCCACTGGGGCTGCATGGACGCCTCGTACTGACCTGCACacacatgtcttcttcttcttcttcttcttcttcttcgttcgtgggctgcaactcccacgttccctcgtatgtacacgagtgggcttttacgtgtatgaccgtttttacccccgtcttgtaggcagccatactccgttttcgggggtgtgcatgctgagtatgttcttgtttccacaacccaccgaacgctgacatggattacaggatctttaacgttcgtaattgatcttctgcttgcgtatacacgcgaaggaggttcaggcacaaacatgtctgcacgtatgttgacctgggagatcggaaaaaaaatctccaccttttacccaccaggcgccccgttaccgagattcgaacccgggaccctcagattgaaagtccaacgctttaaccactcggttattgcgcccgtcacacacatgcatgttcactTTGGCTCATTGTCCAGCCTCAGGATTCCACCCTCTCCAACAATGAAAAGCCCTCCACCTGTCCAAGACCCAGGCCCTGGATAACATGTCCTTTATAAGAACGCAAGCGATACGTTCGTTAAACTCgacaaatgaataaaagataaataaataaataaaaacgtgaACGCTGGGCCGTTTAAAACTAAATGATAATTCTACACCACCTATCATTATTTCTAACTTCGTTCGACTCGACAGCTATCTGTTTGGTGACTACCTAACCCAGTAGAACTATACTCATTGCTGGTGGACTATGGTAAGTATCTTGAATCGGTATGTTGGTGGTGATCATTGgaagagtgggtttctttttcttttcctttttttctacctGGCATTTCAAGGGGTTATGTTTCCACCCCATCATAATATAAAGATTTATTATTGCAGGGGTCTTCACCACAAAGATATGAGTGCCTTGAATCCAGGATTCTTCGCCACTAAGATGTGGAGGACGTAACTAAAGAATTCTTCACCACAAAGAAATAAGGGACGTAATTATATGATTCATTACCTCAAGACAGAAGGGACGTAATTAAAGGATTCTTCACAAAAAAGTCACAGAGGCCGTGATTAAAGATTTCTTCACCAGTGGGCAATAAGGGAGGTAATTAGATCACTTCGGCTTTCATGGGGGCATGCAATCTGAAACGTGCTctcccttgtgtgtgtatatatgtgtgtgtgtgtctgtgtctgtgtgtgtgtgtgtgtgtgtctgtctgtgtctgtgtgtctgtgcaattaTATTTGATATATATCcacgttaagtgatattagacagtgtgtgtgtgtgtgtgtgtgtgtgtgtttaatgcgaGAACAAGTGGCTACTTTGGATATGCATGTGCACTTATTACTGCTTAACTGTACTGTTGCTATATACATTGGTTAATTTGTTggttttcctcccattccccAAAAGGGGCGAATAAAAATTCAAAAAGCCGATGATGTCGATGACAATGGTCATATCAATTACGATGACGACAGTGACATTATTGCCTTCAACAATGATAGcagaacgctgtattgcaccttgtttcttgatattaaaaatgttgaAACCAATGATAGCAGCAATAACGACAACTAatcacgatgacgatgatgatgttactgatgacgatgatgatgatgattatgctgatgCGTGTGCTCATGGATATACATGCCTGCGaggcaggcaaagagagaaagggacaaagcAGAGCGGATGCGGGTGtgcaggggttgggggtggacggGAGAAAGAATGACGTTTAGCTTGGACTTGATCGTTCATATCTCCTCTCCAAGTTAGGAGGTTCATTGCATTGTGATAAGAAACTCGagtgagagctggacagtacacaaGAAgtccccccctcagtcaagtgtttcggcccttaactccttacactctaaaggGGCCGAGCCGCACAcaccaggtcatgactcctggatgcccttgtattaccgccttgacgggcgcaatagccgaatggttaaagcgttggactttcaatctgagggtcccggttcgaatcacggtgacggcgcctggtgggtaaagggtggagatttttacgatctcccaggtcaagatatgttcagacctgccattgcctgaacccccttcgtgtgtatacgcaagcagaagatcaaatacgcacgttaaagctcctgtaatccatgtcagcgttcggtgggttatggaaacaagaacatacccagcatgcacatccccgaaagcggagtatgcctgcctacacggcggggtaaaaacagtcatacacgtataagcccactcgcgtgaatacgagtgaacgtgggagttgcagcccacgaatgcagaagaaggagaagtattaacgccttcctttttttttttttttttttttttttttttttttgtcacgacaggtTTCTCTTTGTATTTCGGGCTGTTCTTCCCCGGGAAGAGTGTGACGCTATATTGCAGTGCCACCCAtatcgtttttgtgtgtgtgttgggggggggggattcgtgtctgcaagtgtatttgtttgtttgtttgtttgttttatcaaagtggatttttctgcagaatttttttcagggacaacatttttgttgctttgggttcCATTACGTGtccaaagtgcatgctgtacacgagaCATATCggctgttgttttgcttgtttgtttgtttttttggttgttgtttttggttgttgttttttggttgttgttcttgttttgttttgtttaagtcTCAGCCGAAACACCAACAGGCAgaaaccactcaaggtctagtggagggaggaggtggaaggggggggggggagcgtgtggtAAAAATCATCCTAGTCCGCTAAAGGGACTCGAACTTGTAGACACTCGTAGCTTCCTAATCGGaccgcattaccactgggccaccgctccacgaCACCCTTTGACCCAGAACAACACgtcacgacacaatacaacactaacaacacgacacgacattaacaacacaacacaacacaacacgacacgacacgacacaacacaacactaacaacacgacacgacattaacaacacaacacaacacaacacaacacgacacgacacgacacaactcaacactaacaacacgacacgacacaacacaacactaacaacacaacacgacattaacaacacaacacaacacgacacgacacgacacaacacaacactaacaacacgacacgacacaacacaacactaacaacacaacacaacacgacacgacacgacacaacacaacacaacacaacacaacacgacacgacacgacacgacacgacacgacacgacactaacaacacaacacaacacgacacgacacgacacgacacgacacaacactaacaacacaacacaacacaacacgacacgacacgacacgacacgacacgacacaacactaacaacacaacactaacaacacaacacgacacgacacgacacgacacgacacgacacgacacaacacaacactaacaacacaacacgacactaacgacacaacacagcacaacataacacaacacaacactaacaacacgacacgacacaacacaacactaacaacacaacacaacacaacacgacacgacacaacactaacaacacaacacaacacaacacgacacgacacgacacgacacgacacgacacgacacgacacaacacaacactaacaacacaacacgacactaacgacacaacacagcacaacataacacaacacgacacaacactaacaacacaacacgacactaacaacacaacacgacactaacaacacaacacagcacaacacaacacgacactaacAACACaactcaagtggagtgatggcctagaggtaacgcgtccgccaaggaagcgagagaatctcagcgcgctggttcgaatcacggctcagcctccgatattttctccccctccactagaccttgagtggtggtctggacgctagtcattcggatgagacgataaaccgaggtcccgtgtgcagcatgcactcagcgcacgtaaaagaacccacggcaacaaaaggcaaaattctgtagaaaaatccacttcgacaggaaaaacaaataaaactgcacgcagaaaaaatacacacaaaaaaagggtggtgctgtaatgtagcgacacgctctccctggggagagagcagcccgaatttcacacaagagaaatctgttgtgataaaaagaaatacaaatacaaaaaaacacaacacaacactaacgaCACAACCACTCCTTCCCGACACCCACGCACCGGCCTGATACTCCGGGAAGAAATACTCCAGGCGGACACCGCTAGCGCGAAGCACGTTCAGCATGTCCGTGAGGAGGTCTAGGTTCCGGTCCATCAGGTCCAGGTTGCCGTAAGGGATGACAGGGCAGTCTCCCAGCGGTTCCTGGTTGTCCCTCCTCACCACCTGGTTGTGggacagattaactcactcagtacggccagtcctctcttcagtctcctctacacagacccctcggatgtccagtgggtgtctgaatgacccaacctttagcttccgttgtcagaattgtttgtactctttgtcaacattcacgtcttcagtataagagccttccgcttgcaatattttgatgatggtaattggggttaaacgctgttaacatcgtctctttcgctgttcgtatggaaagagttaaaacaaaacTTTCAATGAAAGCTACACCGTTATAAATATCCGCACGGTATTACCATTAATTTCCTGACTTTCGAAAGGCTTGAATAAAAGCCAAAAGTCAAATTCATCGATCGTTTTCAAATGGTATTCAAAAGATGTGTTTACTACTCCAGTTCGGGCTGAAATCGTTTCAATGGTTCGAAATAAATCgataaagatacacagacacgcgcaaAACATATCTCCCTTTCAGTaaccttttctgtgtttgtacaaactaaatacatatataaataaagaaataaatatattcacaaataaCCAAAATATAGCATACACATTCATCAAAGGGTTTGTatgtattcatacacacacacacacacacacacacatacatacacacacacacacacacacacacacacacacacacacacacacacacacacacacacacacacacacacacacacacacacacacactaaatatataaataaatcaccgggggggtgggaggggggggaaccaagtagtttttcttcttcttttc encodes:
- the LOC143280072 gene encoding glutamine synthetase-like, producing MEEELKQFDFVQFAMCDVHGTPRGKLIPREMLSQACRDGVGIFSGTQYLGFNAEPALSVKAFQNFPNGIMRPLAGTVRPLEWCSAPKRRIGAVLCQLELGEMEKFEECPRQVAQRQVDRLAKKGFKLKSAYECEFDVVRRDNQEPLGDCPVIPYGNLDLMDRNLDLLTDMLNVLRASGVRLEYFFPEYQAGQYEASMQPQWGVGSADDAFMFRYGVRSYCYRQGLQATFMPIPYPNFCSAGLHFNHSLWSQDGHNVFHDPTDPLKLSTTARHWIAGLLEHAPALTALCCPTLNCYRRLGRGFAPGPIYWNIDDRLCTFRAKITGGNVYLENRVPSSAGNPYLVLAATIAAGLDGVHRQLAWPSPGCPESQEEVRRLPGSLADALEALEKDEVLIEALGGKVVEYFLAVKQDIEIKHFQAFTADDVELVKQREYYMAVM